A genomic stretch from Pseudobacteriovorax antillogorgiicola includes:
- a CDS encoding EB domain-containing protein, which translates to MNNLISKLFAMAVISSSTQHAFATEDSPTYYHTKVYGRGLKKVPYNFMVNKDKIIYFDCASEDKLDTLVSGFGLEPIAVEIDSKELSASAEAEAHPNFQTAKDFVEKLKETDKDQRVEFITNNYSVLKCEKEASSKLYADSSTETYVIAQDRNYFVPSCLGPINALGYNFDSAESVSLGSFVKTVELDCKSEVDGANKVKIVEGPETLATVCNGATERSLKITCRAIRNAIRGKEGERLSYQEISDSYEDDHHCKTEEAGGYELEYCPSVVIKQKSNVSNLAPFKFFEFAEGLELPSNRVESLDSIFQLEYLEKLDVRDNKIKTIQGINGLDLLMVLDISRNEITDLTPLKGLDLVSVKADWDEIHYKKCPRDAISEALAEKCGDMYKCLDTYELNATWWDSNAIANGRVEYKCEDGTSNQLRPVAKTTGKIACNNRYERNGGACELVLCTNGLRKGKLTKEDITGGEIITRCTNEVKIEKETICDSDYELEGDKCVKKAPTCGFGETLDPTSNRCVPLDCRDGYYRNSAGRCVPERCPTGFERIGSRCERILCDSNQELVGNRCVDIECPANATVFAGKCYCPSGFSLIGDRCVQTGCVDGPFTHCAPRDPVRITDEARLCSIRGGLWTGTRCMENVHIDPGQLPKELERRPNLWNKIKPKEELDFEKIRTIRDLRSSDFDLEDFKRQDPSSVNDFKIRTFDRERF; encoded by the coding sequence ATGAATAACCTAATATCAAAGCTTTTCGCGATGGCTGTGATTTCTAGTAGCACTCAACATGCTTTTGCTACTGAAGACAGTCCAACCTACTACCATACTAAAGTTTACGGGCGTGGACTTAAAAAAGTTCCCTATAACTTCATGGTTAATAAAGATAAGATTATCTATTTCGACTGTGCTTCTGAAGATAAGCTAGACACTCTTGTGAGTGGCTTCGGGCTAGAACCTATTGCGGTTGAAATAGACTCGAAGGAACTGTCAGCAAGTGCTGAAGCTGAGGCACATCCTAATTTTCAGACTGCGAAGGATTTTGTTGAAAAACTAAAAGAAACTGACAAGGATCAACGAGTTGAATTTATCACTAACAACTACAGCGTATTAAAATGCGAAAAAGAGGCAAGCTCGAAGCTATACGCTGACTCTAGCACAGAAACATACGTTATTGCTCAGGACAGAAATTACTTTGTCCCCTCCTGCCTCGGTCCTATTAATGCTTTAGGATATAACTTTGACTCAGCAGAAAGTGTTAGTCTAGGCTCGTTCGTCAAGACAGTCGAACTTGATTGTAAAAGCGAAGTAGATGGCGCCAACAAAGTGAAGATCGTTGAAGGACCGGAAACTCTAGCAACCGTCTGTAACGGTGCAACTGAGCGTTCACTAAAAATAACTTGTCGTGCAATTAGAAACGCTATTCGTGGAAAGGAAGGGGAAAGGCTAAGCTACCAGGAAATAAGCGACTCCTACGAAGATGATCATCATTGCAAGACTGAAGAAGCTGGCGGTTATGAGCTAGAATACTGCCCTAGTGTAGTCATCAAACAAAAGTCAAATGTGTCAAATCTTGCTCCATTCAAGTTTTTCGAGTTTGCTGAAGGTCTCGAATTGCCATCAAATCGTGTGGAAAGCCTAGACTCGATTTTCCAGCTTGAGTATCTAGAAAAATTAGATGTTCGCGACAACAAGATAAAGACAATCCAAGGAATCAACGGTCTTGATTTACTTATGGTCCTTGATATTTCAAGAAATGAAATTACCGACCTTACACCTTTAAAAGGCCTTGATCTAGTTTCAGTCAAAGCTGACTGGGATGAAATACACTATAAGAAGTGCCCGAGAGACGCTATTTCAGAAGCTTTGGCAGAGAAGTGTGGAGATATGTATAAGTGTTTGGATACGTATGAGTTGAACGCAACTTGGTGGGATAGCAATGCCATCGCTAACGGAAGAGTTGAGTATAAGTGTGAGGACGGTACTTCAAATCAACTACGACCCGTTGCTAAAACAACAGGAAAAATAGCCTGTAACAATCGATATGAGCGAAATGGAGGGGCTTGTGAGCTTGTTCTTTGCACCAATGGTCTTAGAAAAGGAAAATTAACCAAGGAAGATATTACTGGTGGAGAAATTATTACAAGATGCACTAATGAAGTAAAAATTGAAAAAGAGACTATATGTGATTCTGACTATGAGCTAGAAGGTGATAAATGTGTGAAGAAAGCCCCTACCTGCGGCTTTGGCGAGACTCTGGACCCGACATCTAACAGGTGTGTGCCTTTGGACTGTCGAGATGGGTACTATAGAAACTCAGCTGGTAGATGTGTTCCAGAACGTTGTCCAACTGGCTTTGAGCGTATTGGTTCAAGATGCGAAAGAATTCTGTGCGATTCAAATCAGGAGTTAGTCGGAAATAGGTGCGTTGACATAGAATGTCCGGCTAATGCTACAGTTTTTGCCGGAAAATGCTATTGTCCATCAGGTTTTAGCCTTATTGGTGATAGATGTGTACAAACAGGATGCGTCGATGGACCCTTCACGCATTGTGCTCCGAGAGATCCGGTTCGAATAACTGACGAAGCGAGGCTCTGTTCCATAAGAGGGGGCTTATGGACCGGTACCAGATGTATGGAGAACGTTCACATTGACCCTGGCCAACTTCCAAAGGAACTCGAGCGGAGGCCCAATCTCTGGAATAAGATTAAGCCAAAAGAAGAACTTGATTTTGAAAAAATCCGTACAATCAGAGATCTGAGGTCTTCAGACTTCGACTTAGAAGACTTCAAACGGCAAGACCCCAGTTCAGTCAACGACTTTAAAATTAGAACTTTCGATCGCGAGAGGTTCTAA
- a CDS encoding leucine-rich repeat domain-containing protein, with amino-acid sequence MKSELYSAILLASSILLIGCQKLSNDYDELIAECGSVNTAGQDQLPHRLFDSMNKPIDLNHSEFIVFGRSGKRLSAISSPKGCLVADDYAYIMLPKSKEYITTESRQAVKDSTVPVLEIGNQVAALAPGNFISVVTSEAVLLEYCFQKASDDQSCIASEDVSLTLIERGPYTLSSPKEDGDYKLLVSGTDRAGNQMDLNYSFKVDSSKPKVQADFTLDYERIRFGSKEPYLVASGYRLGFVSASDPINDLTIEFCLFDSIESRDCSGDQRQVFGAESESIKLTEGSFLLTYRSNDLSGNVSDWQSDEILIKNQCLQSEIASRICTSIVEDLRIDDDFLASIDRLRFSTIFEISGALKINLTETISDLTFLESILHVGSIDISDNLGLTSLKGLDNIEKVDLDISLIANPVLADISSLNRIRQVLGEVVVIGNPELRDLTGLDNIVTISKDLFVMDNLQLTSMKGLTSLQSLGSLSVFNNENMTSLDGLLKIERVDSVNIEYNPSLHNLSSLARIEVLEGLRIIQNNRLVELDGLQKLNRVKGEASISYNLALEGISFPSLLDVEGLEISGNEVLQGLFGLSKLARVGEFSLKHNYKITRLLGLEALKEVSKLVIDTNLELEDLRGLSSLGKVKQLFLLRNRKMTSLRGLDALAEVGHLKIASSNLLEDFQVSNFTKVKLLDISSNPILKSFEGLESLSYIERVSISNNSELTSIDAIANALPLDGPNDLIDNPKLCGVAFLKLAKNEGNCLL; translated from the coding sequence ATGAAGTCAGAGCTTTACAGCGCCATTCTTTTGGCTAGCTCGATCTTACTCATCGGCTGCCAAAAGCTGAGCAATGACTATGATGAACTGATCGCTGAGTGTGGGAGTGTAAACACCGCCGGTCAAGATCAGCTTCCTCACAGGCTCTTTGATAGTATGAACAAGCCTATAGATCTTAATCATTCAGAATTCATAGTCTTTGGTCGTAGTGGCAAGAGACTTTCGGCAATTAGCAGCCCTAAAGGATGCTTGGTGGCAGACGACTATGCGTATATAATGCTCCCTAAGTCGAAGGAGTATATAACCACTGAGAGTAGACAAGCTGTTAAGGACTCGACTGTCCCGGTTCTTGAAATTGGAAATCAAGTTGCTGCTTTAGCACCAGGGAATTTTATCTCCGTTGTGACAAGCGAGGCTGTGCTACTCGAATACTGCTTTCAGAAAGCCTCTGATGATCAGAGCTGCATTGCGTCAGAGGATGTCTCGCTCACTCTTATAGAGCGAGGGCCATACACACTCAGTAGTCCTAAGGAAGATGGAGATTATAAGCTTCTTGTCAGCGGAACAGATAGAGCAGGAAACCAAATGGATCTCAACTACTCCTTTAAAGTCGATAGTAGCAAGCCAAAAGTGCAAGCTGACTTTACATTGGATTACGAGAGAATTCGATTTGGCTCAAAAGAGCCATACTTAGTTGCAAGCGGTTACCGGTTAGGTTTTGTCTCGGCATCAGATCCAATAAACGATTTGACGATTGAATTTTGTCTTTTCGATAGCATTGAAAGTAGAGATTGTTCGGGCGACCAGAGGCAAGTCTTCGGGGCTGAAAGTGAATCAATCAAGCTCACTGAAGGGAGCTTTCTATTAACTTATAGATCGAACGACCTATCGGGAAATGTGAGCGATTGGCAGTCAGATGAGATCTTGATTAAAAATCAATGCCTTCAGAGTGAGATTGCTTCAAGAATTTGTACTTCTATAGTGGAAGACTTGAGGATTGATGATGACTTTCTTGCAAGTATTGATCGACTAAGGTTTTCAACTATCTTTGAAATATCCGGTGCGTTAAAGATAAACTTAACGGAAACCATTTCAGATTTGACATTTCTAGAGAGTATCCTTCACGTTGGATCGATCGATATCAGTGATAACTTAGGCCTTACTTCACTAAAGGGTCTCGATAATATCGAGAAGGTCGATCTTGATATTAGTCTCATTGCCAATCCAGTGCTTGCTGATATATCTTCCTTGAACCGAATAAGGCAAGTCCTTGGTGAGGTTGTTGTCATCGGGAATCCAGAGCTACGAGACCTTACCGGCCTCGATAACATCGTTACCATATCAAAAGACCTTTTTGTGATGGATAACCTTCAACTTACCTCAATGAAAGGCCTCACGTCTCTACAAAGCCTTGGCTCACTTTCAGTCTTCAACAATGAGAATATGACTTCTCTTGACGGCCTTTTGAAGATTGAACGAGTGGACTCTGTGAACATAGAGTACAATCCTTCTCTCCATAATTTGTCAAGCCTTGCCCGTATTGAAGTATTAGAAGGTTTAAGGATTATTCAAAACAATAGATTAGTTGAGTTGGATGGGCTTCAAAAGTTAAATCGAGTAAAAGGTGAAGCATCTATCTCCTATAATCTGGCTTTAGAGGGAATCTCTTTCCCTTCACTATTGGACGTAGAGGGCCTCGAAATTTCGGGTAACGAGGTTCTGCAAGGGCTATTCGGCTTAAGTAAACTTGCGAGGGTAGGGGAGTTTTCTTTAAAACATAACTATAAGATTACGAGACTTTTGGGTCTCGAGGCTCTTAAAGAGGTATCAAAACTTGTAATTGATACTAACTTGGAACTTGAAGATCTACGTGGACTAAGCTCGCTCGGCAAAGTCAAGCAACTTTTCTTGCTTAGAAACAGGAAGATGACGAGTCTGCGCGGTTTAGATGCTCTAGCAGAGGTCGGTCATCTTAAGATTGCGTCGAGTAATCTTTTAGAAGACTTTCAGGTTAGCAATTTTACTAAGGTAAAGCTGCTCGATATTTCCAGTAATCCCATTCTAAAATCTTTTGAAGGCCTAGAAAGTCTTAGTTATATCGAGAGGGTCTCGATATCGAATAACTCAGAGCTAACGAGTATTGATGCTATAGCTAATGCTCTACCACTCGATGGGCCAAACGACTTGATTGATAATCCGAAGCTTTGCGGAGTAGCCTTTCTGAAGTTGGCAAAAAATGAGGGCAATTGTCTCCTATAG